Below is a genomic region from Salvelinus fontinalis isolate EN_2023a chromosome 2, ASM2944872v1, whole genome shotgun sequence.
gaacagtgggttaactgccttatttaggggcagaatgacagatttttaccttgtcagctcaggcatTCGTTTCAGCAACCTTTTTTGGATCAGGGATTCGTTCAAAGTCACGAGGAGTATCATGAAGGCGTCGGGTCAGGTGATGTTGGTCTTATTCTGCTTTTTTGTGTGTCCACCGAAAAgcgtgcaccttgtgctggggacaataaaagaccactctaaaatgtgcggttttgtcacacaacacaatgcttcagatgtctcaagatttgaatgttcatttctctatcataagtcgcctccaacataattttgagaatacagacaatgaacacaattacattttatcgatggcaatttgaatccaCAGAGATATCAtgaagagatcctgaggcctattgtCATACCATTTCATCcgtcgccatcacctcatgtttcagcatgataatgtcacaaggatctgtacacaattcctggaagctgaacatgtcccagtttttccatggtctgcatactcaccagacatgtcacacaCACGTCAGCATTATTGGGATGCTCTTGGTCGACATGTTCCAGTTTCCAACAATCTCTAGCTAACCCCATCGCAGTTGCTGTCTCTggctctgaatgctcggctatgaaaagccaactgacatttactcctgaggtgctgacctgttgcactctCTACAATTACTgtgataattattattatttgaccctgttggtcatctatgaacgtttgcaCATCTTGACCATGCACTGTTAAAATATAAacccggcacagtcagaagaggactggccagccctcagagcctggttcctctctaggtttcttcctaggttcctgcctttctagggagttttttctagccactGTGCATACACATCTGCAATGatttctgtttggggttttaggctgggtttctgtatagcactttgtgacatcggctaatgtaaaaagggctttataaatacatttgattgattgattgaagaggagtgggacaacattccacaataaacaacctgatcaactctatgcgaaggagatgtgtcacactgcatgaggcaaagtctttgctgatgacaagcatacccataacatgatgcagccactaccaTGCTTGAAAAGAATGAAGATTGGTACTTAGTGATGGATTTTCCCCAAacgtaacactttgtattcaggacacagtTAATTTCTTTTCcatatttttttgcagttttactttagtgccttattgcaaacaggatgcatgtttttggaaTAGTGTATTTTGCATGCTGTGGTATCTAGCAAAATACACTCAGGGGCCAGTTTATTaagtacaccaccccgttcacgaaaagggtttgctcctacagacagtgagtcacgtggccgtggcttgctatataaagcaggcagacaggcatcaaagcattcagttactgtttgattgaatgtTAAAATGGGCAGAACTTGTGACCtaagtgactttgagcgtggtatcaTTGTCAGTGACAGGtgcgccggttccagtatcttAGAAGAGGCCGGTCTCCTAGGCTTTTCAAGcacaacagtgtctagggttttctGAAAATGGTGCAACaaccaaaaaacatccagtcagcggcagtcctgtgggcgaaaacagctcgttaATGAGAGGTCGaaagagaatggcaagaatcgtgcacgctaacaggcgggccacaagcAGGCAAATAacagcgcagtacaacagtggtgtgcagaatggcaTCTTGGAACGACGGTCCTTGTCACAGATGGaatattgcagcagacgaccacaccgggttcctctcctatcagctaaaaacaagaagaagtggctccagtgggcacacgaTCACCAACATTGGACAATTTAGTAGTGGAAAAGCATTGCCTGGTCCAACGAATCCCAGTTTTTGAGTCAGAATTTGGTGTaaacagcatgagtccatggccccttcctgtctggtgtcaacggtacaggctggtggcggtggtgtaatgctGTGGGGAATGTTTTTATGGCACACgataggtcccttgataccaactgAGCAATGGCtcttctggaggcaaagggggttcCGACCCGGTACAAGATGGGTGTGCCTAATAAACTGGCTACTGAGTGTATATTCCAATATATATTTCATAAATACGTGTTGACATTTATTTTAATGAATGGAAGATTTAGCTATTTACCTAACATACAGTAGCTAGGCTACATTCACATGCAATGTATAAAACATCAAAGTGAAGCACTATTACACAATAGCATGCTGTAGTATACTTTGAAAAGTTATGAATTTGACAATTAAAGGAGTGCTTTAAATAATATTTAACTCTGCTCAAATAACTTGGTCCATTGTTGAATTGTGGCATAGGTTGCATCTAAAAACAAAACAGTGCACAAATTAACTCTGTGCacttacatttgaagtcggaagtttacatacacttaggttggagtcattaactcgtttttcaaccactccacaaatttcttgttaacaaactatacttttggcaagtcggttaggacatctactttgtgcatgacagaaaTAATTTTACCAAcccttgtttacagacagattatttatccagtgggtcagaagtttacatacactaagttgactgtgcctttaaacagcttggaaaattccagaaaatgatgtcatggctttagaagcttctgatagcctaattgacataatttgagtcaattggaggtgtacctgtggatgtatttcaaggcctaccttcaaatttagtgcctctttgcttgacatcatgggaaaatcaaaagaaatcagccaagacctcagaaaaacaagtgtagacctccacaagtctgcttcatcattgtgagcaatttccaaatgcctgaaggtaccacgttcatctgtacaaacaatagtacgcaagcattaacatcatgggaccacgcagccgtcatactgctcaggaagaacaacagcaaaggattttgtgaagatgctggaggaaacaggtacaaaagtatctatatccacagtaaaatgagtcttatatcgacaacctgaaaggctgctcagcaaggaagaagccactgctccaaaacattcataaaaaagccaaactatggtttgcaactgcacatggggacaaagatcatactttttggagaaatgtcctctggtctgatgaaacaaaatagaattgtttggccataatgaccatcattatgtttggaggaaaaagggggaggcttgcaagccaaagaacaccctcccaaccgtgaagcacgggggtggtagcatcatgttgtgggggtgctttgctgcaggagggactggtgcacttcacaaaatagatggcatcatgaggatggaaaatcatttggatatattgaagcaacatctcaagacgtcagtcaggaagttaaagcttggtcgcaaatgggtcttccaaatgaacaatgactccaagcatgcttccaaagttgtggcaaaatggcataaggacaacaaagtcaaggtattggagtggccatcacaaagccctgacctcaatcctaaagaaaatttgtgggcagaactgaaaaagcatgtgcgagcaaggaggcctacaaagctgactcagttacaccagctctgtcaggagaaatgggccagaattcacccaatttattgtgggaagcttgtggaaggtgacctgaaatgtttgaaacaagttaaacaatttaaaggcaatgctaccaaatactaattgagtgtatgtaaacttctgacccactgggaatgtgatgaaagaaataaaagctgaaataaatcattctctctactattattctgacatttcacattcttaaaataaagtggtgatcctaactgacataagaatgggcatttttactaggattaaatgtcaggaattgtgaaaaactgagtttaaatgtattttgctgaggtgtatgtaaactttcaactGTATCTGTATTTGAAAATAAGGTCTTTAAACATCAAATGGATACTTGCAATGCAGATTTGTTCACCTTGTCCAATTTCAGACTAAGTTGACAGTTACCCTGTGGataatacagagacagagagtctggGAACAAATTCCACACAAGATGAAGAATTAGGGATTGATGTTCATGAACACATTTTAATTTAATTGGGAACTAGATAGCTAAATGATACAAAATATAAACTTACATTGGCTGGGGTCTATCCATAGGAAGTTGAGACTCCAAACTATAAGGATCCACTGCAGggaaaaatataatattttttttgctagaaataatctagctagctatctaggcaGTTCTTGTTAGCTATATTGCTGTCAGAGAAACCACAGAACATGGACCTAGGGTAAGTGTTATTAATAATttaacatatacagtgcattcggaaagtattcagaccccttgactttacacattttgttatgttacagctttattctaaaatgtattatagttttttccccctcgtcaatctacacacaatatcccataatgacactttaaaaaaaactgaaatatcacatttacaaaagtattcagaccctttaatcagtactttcttgaagcacatttggcagcctcaaatcttcttgggtattgcgcgacaagctttgcacacctgtatttggggagtttctaccatttttctctgcagatcctctcaagctctgtcagggtggattcggagtgttgctgcacagctattttcaggtctctccatagatgttcgatcgggttcaaatccgggctctggctgggccactcaaggacattcagagacttgttccaaagccactcctggattgtcttggctgtgtgcttagggtcgttgtcctgttggaaggtgaaccttggccccagtctgaggtcctaagcgctctggagcaggttttcatcaagtctCTCTGTACTTCACTCCGTTCATCTCTCCCTCGGTCCTGACTAGtcacagaggaaatctggagctctgtcagagtgacagggagtcacctccctgaccaaggcccttctccctcgattgctcagtttggcctggcggccagctcttgaaagggtcttggtggttacaaacttcttccatttaagaatgatgccaCTTTGTTCtagggaaccttcaatgctgcagacattttttggtacccttccctagagcTGTTTCTCTACATAATCCTGTCTCTAAGTTCTACGGGCAATTGCTTCAACCTCATAAAATCAAATTTTGTTTGtcgcatacacatggttagcagatgttaattcaagtgtagcgaaatgcttgtgcttctagttctgacagtgcagtaatatctaacaattccccaacaactacctaatacacacaaatctaaaggggtgaatgagaatatgtacatgtaagtatatggaggcaaggtgcaatagatggtataaaatacagtaaatacatgtgatatgagtaatgtaagatatgtaaacatgattaaagtggcattatttagagtccattgtataaagtgactagtgatccattttttaaagtggccagtgattggttctcaatgtaggcagcagcctctctgagttagtgattgctgttttgcagtctgatggccttgagatagaagctgtttttctgtctctctgtcccagctctgatgtacctgtactgacctcgccttctagatggtagcgatgtgaacagtcagtgtctcgggtggttgatgtccttgatgatatttttggccttcctgtgacatcgggtgctgtaggtgtcctggtgggcaggtagtttgcccccggtgatgcgctgtgcagacctcactaccctctggagagccatacggttgtgggtggagcagttgccgtaccaggcggtgatacagcccgacaggatgctctcgattgtgcatctgtaaaattttgtcagggttttggatgacaagccacatttcttcagcctcctgaggttgaagaggcgctgttgcgccttcttcaccacattggCTGTATGAGTggaccctttcagtttgtttgtgatgtgtacgccgtggagcttgaagcttttcaccttctgcactgctgtcccttcgatgtggataggggggtgctccctctgctgtttcctgaagtccccgATAATCTCCTGTTTTGTTGAGGTTGAGTGAGggtgttttcctgacaccacactccaagtgccctcacctcctccctgtaggctgtctcgttgttgttggtaatcaagcccgctactgttgtgttgtctgcaaacttgattgagttggaggcgtgcatggccacgcagtcgtgggtgaacagggaatacaggagggggctgagcacgcacctttgtggggcaccagtgttgagggtcagcgaagtggaaatgttgtttcctaccttcaccacctggttgaggttgagacccagggtccccagcttgatgatgagcttggagggtattatatggtgttgaatgctgagctgtaatcaatgaacagcattcttacatagggtATCCCTtctgtccagatgggaaagggcagtgtgcagtgggatggcgattgcgtcgtcggTGGACCTggtggggcggtatgcaaactgaagtgggtctagagtgGCCGGTAAgggggaggtgatatgatccttgactagtcactcaaagcacttcatcatgacagaagtgagtgctacagggtggtagtcactaagttcagttatctttgccttcttgggtacaggaacaatggtagttATCTTGAAGCGTGTGGGGACAACacactgggacagggagagattgagtATGTCTGTAATGCTTTGAGGATGTCCTCTGGGCCAGGGATGTcctctgggccagcagccttgtgagggttagcACGTTTAAAAGTTTTTCTCAcatcagccacggagaaggagagggggagtgcagtccttgttagcgggctgcgatggtggcactgtattatcgtCTAAGcgtgcaaagaaggtgtttagtttgtctggaagcgtgacgtcggtgtccgtgacgtggctggatttatttttgtagtccgtgatttcctgtagaccctgccacatacgtctcgtgtctgagccgttgaattgcgactccaccatgtccctgtactggcatttcacagagacagagaggtcacATCttctcaaatcaagttgtattggtcacatacacatatttatcagaagTTTTttcaggtgtagcgaaatgcttgtgtttctagctccaacagtgcagtagtatctaacaattcacaacaatacacacaaatctaaaagtaaaagtagggaattaacaaatatataaatattaggatgagcaatgttggagtggaattgtctaaaatacagtagaatacaatgcagtatatacatacgaaatgagtaaagcagtatgtaaacattattagagtgactagtgttccattactaaagtgaccagtgagggatgccgtctgggccggtagccttgcaagggttaacatgcttaaatgtcttactcccGTTGGCCACGGAGTACGAGAGCCCACAGTACTTGAGAGCGCGCTGCGTcgttggcactgtgttatcctcaaagcgggtgaagaaggtgtttagcttgtccgggagcaagataTCGGTGTCCGCGagatggctggttttccctttgtaatccatgattgtctgtagaccctgccacatatgtcttgtTTCTGAGTCGTTGTGTCATGGGATTACGCCCAGCCACCACCCACATCAacaaaacccaagcctacttgatggaaatagtgctcactgttgccccctAATGGCCTGTTTTGAAGGAATTTCCCGACGTCCTCCAGAAATGGATAGACATCCAATTTCAACATCAATCTTGAACGACATGATTGTGGTAGGCATCCCCAGTTACTACTATCCTCCTGGCAGATCTAAACTTTGTGAGGCATGTCACTTTACCCATCTCTTTGCATAGCCCACCACATGCTCTGTTTTCTTAACCACAACTGGATGGATCCATAAAGAATTACTGTGtggataaatatcactgaattatgaaaatattggaacaaagtaggCTAATGAAATTGAaggcatcacattttcatactgaaaGTCATCCAATTGTTATAAATCATTTGAAGCAATAGCTTACGTGcttgtggtcaactatttcagcgcCATTTCGTGCTGCTTTGAGACAAGTGTGGGGActcgtcttgataaatcaatcaatttcagatttttcactgaatctccatttggATATTGGTTAGGCTACAATTAGGGTATGAAAATGTTAGCTAAGCTCAGGTGAGGGCTGCTAATGATCATCTTGTCTAGTTGGCTCATTTATTAGCACTGATCAGAACATTTGACAGCATGTTATGTAGCTTAACATGTGGtttattttgctcttcactcgcagttgattagtagcctaggcctactcctgACCAAAAGCCTGTGACTGGTCttaatcaatcaatgtgattttgtttcactgaatctccatcTGTATATTTGGTTCATTCTCTGGCTGGACAAATAAGTGGAGGTGGTATAGCTCATATATTCATTTGCAATCATCTATAACTGATCAGAAAATGTAGCATacaataatgtagcctaaatcaagtGTAGGCCTATTATTTTGCTCAATCACGTACAGGCAACTCCAAAAGCCTGTGGAAGTTGTGAAAAATGAACATGAGACTTACATGCTTTTGAAAATAGAGATTGCTTTTATTTTCTATCTGTATTATGATGAAGATCTGAGACTCTACGCCTGCTCCCTAACAATGCGGAGTAAGGGTAGGAAAGAGATGAAACGTGGCTCAAAAAAGCATGGGTTTGCTTTGGGCTCTGTttcaaaatgtaacttttttATGACTGCGAATCCATAAGTTGCTGTGATGCAAGTTGTGTGGGTTATATTTCCTTATATTCATAGCCTACTATAAAACATGTGTTTTGACTGTGATCAGGGTAGCctaagtgttttttctgttttaatGAACAACCTAACTGTTGATTTCATGTGCATGGCAGCCATCCAGCCTATAGCCAGCACAGACCAGTAACATAATTAAACTCAAAATATGCCATTATCTTCTTTTGAAAATACATGTTATTAGTTTTATAATGTTTAGGACATGCCTAAAACAAATTAATAATGGATTTCTTTGTGATTAAACAAAAAATGACATCGGTTCACATCTACCACTCCTAACCTTTCTGGCATGTGCATGGGAGATATAAAACACTTATCTCGACAAGAATGTGGTAAAGATGGGACCGTATGAATTGGGTTCTAAAAAACATTGgcagatgtttttttttacaggCAACATACTCTGAAGTCTGTTTGCAAAGGGTTGAATATACACTCCAATAAATACAGCACTAAAGTGAAAGGACCACTTTTGACCTTCACGTTATGATGCATGATTGATATTGTTTTCGCCCAATCACAAATTGACATTTACATACCTTAACCAATCAAACTGCATATGGAGCAGGAAGTAGGCTGTCCCCGATAGTTACGGTAGGTAGCTCGCTTTTGAAAGATTTCTGTCTCAACCGGGCACCGAGGTAGAGGACGTTGGAGTCACTGAGAGGATCAGCAAATTTTATTTTTGGTATAAAATTAGACAACATGTTTTCCCGCATTGCAAGACCCACACTTTGCATTGTTAACAGAAGCTTAACCACCTCCTCACAGGTAAATAATAAGattaatatatatttaaaaaataaatatttttgtcAGCCAGAGAGATAGTAAACGTAACGTGACTAACGTTATCATTAGTTAGCATGGTTGCCATCTAGCTTGTCAGAATAGTTAGacagccagctaactagctataaCTTATACACTTTGTACGAGTTGAGCCACCGCAGAATGGTTTATATTGTTTAAAACGAGTGATAGTTGCCGACCATATCGTATACGTTAGCTATAGCTTGCTGGCAAGGATGTGTGTACACGGTTGAAAGCTGCGTACACTGTATAAGGTCAACAAAAGTTTCTTTCATTTTTAAGGTCCGCAAGGCATGTGCTTTGTCAGTTATCATCTCTAGTTGGTCCTTCATGTCATGATGGTAGTGAACCACCTCTGGTGGCCCATTTCAAGTTTTTATGAATGATATTAGGATTAGTTTGTTGGGCCTTTTTTTCAAATCCAGGTTTCAGTTAATGTATCCATATTTAACACACATGAGGCACAACAGTAGCCTGGTATTTAAGTCATGGTTAGCCCAGGTGATTATAAATTAAAACTACAGATAATATGCAATACAATCGCATTAAAAATATTTCCATGTTTCCTTTCTACACCCGTTTGAGCAAAACTGTGCAAGGTGTTTCATCAATCGTGTGTTTATTTTATCCTTGACACAATCTCAGTGTTAAATATGTTCCTTGAGGTTGGCATTGAAAAGGACACAATGGTATAATTCCAGAACCTTTTACATTGATCAAGAAGTAACCTTTTGAATATAATCCGTTACCATTATCTGTGAGCTTAAGTGTAAGGGTGGCTTACATTCTTTCTACAGCTTAATGAGCCTTGAATCGCCCACTCTGAAATACTGGCTTCTTAGGAAGTGGGTCTAAGTGGTTTATGGCCTACAAAATACAGACGTCATTTTCTGGTGAATGGTTCGTCTGTCCCCTCTTTGATATCAGCAAATGACAAGGATTTATTATGCAAAGATACGTTGCAAAGTTCTACATGGAATTTGGACTATAACCCTTGATCTAATGGAACCCATCCTACAAAACCAAGAATGAGTCTGTCTCTCATTTAATCTTATTGCTGGTAATAGATGCACATCTGTATTCTAAAATACAGTTTGTGCTGGAATCTTCAAAAACACAGAAGATATGTTGGTTCTGTGTGATTTTATGTCAGAAATACAGTTAGTAGCCAGGATTTCTAAAATGTGCAGAACAGTATCATTAACATAGATAGACAGTCATTGAAattgtctcctctcccctcagaaCAATGCAAAGGTGGCAGTGCTGGGTGCGTCTGGCGGTATTGGCCAGCCTCTCTCACTGCTCCTAAAGAACAGTCCTCTGGTGGGCGAACTGTCTCTCTTTGACATTGCCCACACACCTGGAGTGGCAGCTGACCTCAGCCACATCGAGACCAGGGCCCACGTCACTGGTAAGATACCTTCCTGCTGGACATCAGCTAAGCTACTACAGTCTTGATGCTGTATAGTGAAATGAGTGTGAAAATGTCTGTTTGGTTGATGTCATTTAACTATCATGATTCCTTCACTAGGTTATATGGGTCCAGACCAGTTGAATGCTGCACTGAAAGGCTGTGATGTCGTTGTCATCCCCGCTGGTGTCCCAAGAAAACCTGGTGAGTTCACCCAAGTTGACAATGTGATTCATATTGAAGAACATCAtgtaatgcttttctttcaattgAGAAGTGCACAcattacattttaaagtgaacttCTTCCAGGCATGACCCGTGATGATCTGTTCAACACCAATGCCACCATCGTGGCCACACTGGCCGACGCCGTCGCCCGCAACTGCCCCGAGGCCATGATCTGCATCATCGCCAACCCTGTAAATATACCACTACCTCCTCTCCAGACACCTCACAGATTAACTCACCCTCCTGACGACTCACATTACTCTAGAGCAGCTCGGATGTCTAGAGTTAGAGGCCTTAGTGTTGGAGAAAAGCCATTTTGTGTTGTTGCCAAAGAGAATGTACTACTGACTATCAGGAATAGAGGTCAAGGCTTTAATTTGGAAGGTAATTTATTTTCCATGCCAGCTCTGTTTAGTTCAATGAATGTGTTTCGATGCTTCAGTCAATATGCCCTTTAATGATACAATATCTTGTTTGAATGCATTTTAAATGGTAAATTCTTAAGTATACCAGTGATTGTATAATGGTTGTGTACATAGGAACAGTTTTGTTTCCAATCCATAGGTCAACTCTACTATTCCCATCACATCAGAGGTCATGAAGAAGTATGGCGTCTACAACCCCAATAGAGTGTTTGGAGTCACAACATTGGACATCGTCAGAGCCAACGCTTTCGTTGCAGAGCTGAAAGTAATCCATCTTCAAGCTGCAGAGGATTGAGGACCTCACTCAATCCTCATGCTCCCTATATACACACTCTATACCGTTGACACATCAGGAGTGATTTCAAAGTTCATAGGGATATCACCCTGAACGGAACAACGCTTGTTTTGTTTGTATCTTACAGATGTTTTTTGTTCAGAAGCAAATGCTTGTCACTCACTGTGGATGATTGGCAATGCTAGATGGCTGACTATTTGGTGTTTTGTATTGTAGGGCCTTGACCCAGCACGTGTCAATGTACCAGTGATTGGAGGTCATGCAGGAAAGACTATTATTCCTCTCATCTCACAGGTAAGAATTAAGGGCCTTTTCACAGAAATAAAAATCCAATACCTGAATGATTGTCTTGCAATGCCATCAGTAGGCCTACATCTTAATCTAATTACAAAGATGACACACTTTTGCAATTCTCTACTGTTTCATGTAATTTCATTCTGTTGGTATTTGAGCTATCAGATATGCCACCCCCCTTTTGGAGACAAATGTGTTTATGGCTCCCTCTAGTGTGTAACATTTTATAGTGTGGATCAAAGCGAATGAGGGTTGTTCTACAGTAGGAGGCCTTGATTAGGTATTTGTCATTAGTCAGTGGCTTTAAGAAATTCCTCATTCATGGTCATTTAAAAATTCAGTTCGAAAAGTAAAAGTGTAAGGTTCTCACTGAACAATGCTTTCCCTGTGAATAACTATACAcatcacattttttatttatttcacctttatttaaccaggtaggccagttgagaacaagttctcatttacaactgcgacctggccaagataaagcaaagcagtgcgacacaaacaacaacacagagttacacatggaataaacaaacatacagtcaataatacaatagagaaagtctatatacagtgtgtgcaaatgaggtaggataaggggggtgaggcaataaataggccatagtggtgaaattattacagtatggcaaattaaacactggggtgatagatgtgcagaagatgagtgtgcaagtagcgatactggggtgcaaaagagcaaaataaataacaatatggtgatgaggtagttggataggctatttacagattggctatgtacaggtgcagtgatctgtgagctgccctgacagttggtgcttaagctagtgagggagatatgagtctccagcttcagtgatttttgcagttcgttccagtcattggcagcagagaactggaaggaaaggtggccgaaggaggaattggctttgagggtgaccagtgaaatatacctgctggagcacgtgctgcaggtgggtgctgctatggtgaccagt
It encodes:
- the LOC129818495 gene encoding malate dehydrogenase, mitochondrial-like, with amino-acid sequence MFSRIARPTLCIVNRSLTTSSQNNAKVAVLGASGGIGQPLSLLLKNSPLVGELSLFDIAHTPGVAADLSHIETRAHVTGYMGPDQLNAALKGCDVVVIPAGVPRKPGMTRDDLFNTNATIVATLADAVARNCPEAMICIIANPVNSTIPITSEVMKKYGVYNPNRVFGVTTLDIVRANAFVAELKGLDPARVNVPVIGGHAGKTIIPLISQATPKVEFPADQLSALTARIQDAGTEVVKAKAGAGSATLSMAYAGARFTFSVLDAMNGKEGVVECAYVRSEETECKYFSTPLLLGKHGIEKNLGLGKLSAFEENLVADAIGELKGSIKKGEDFVANMK